Proteins encoded within one genomic window of Formosa agariphila KMM 3901:
- a CDS encoding zinc-dependent peptidase produces MEQRDVNLLYEKFDFYRSLNTNQRLHFNHRVIAFIKDKQFIGRGGLEVTNEMKLLISAHAVILTFGFRDFFIGLIDNIFIYPDKFYSTTNKAYHKGEMNPRMKALVVSWADFNKGFNASKHNKSLGIHEFTHAIHLNSLKEGDVSSSIFTDSFEELTALLSKDELLRQRLLDSRFFREYAFVNQFEFLAVIMEHFIGDPKEFRLQFPQIYAKTRQMLNFDFKGY; encoded by the coding sequence ATGGAGCAAAGAGACGTGAATCTGTTATATGAGAAATTCGACTTTTATCGGAGTTTAAACACTAATCAGCGCTTACATTTTAATCATCGCGTTATTGCTTTTATTAAAGACAAACAATTTATAGGAAGAGGAGGTTTAGAAGTGACTAATGAAATGAAATTACTGATTTCTGCACATGCTGTTATTCTGACTTTTGGTTTTCGTGACTTTTTTATAGGTTTAATAGATAATATTTTTATATATCCGGATAAATTTTATTCTACAACCAACAAGGCCTATCATAAAGGTGAAATGAACCCTAGAATGAAAGCTTTGGTTGTATCTTGGGCAGATTTTAATAAAGGTTTTAATGCTTCGAAGCACAATAAGAGTTTAGGTATACATGAATTCACTCATGCTATACATTTAAATAGTTTGAAAGAAGGAGATGTGAGTTCTAGTATTTTTACAGATAGTTTTGAAGAGTTAACCGCGCTGTTAAGTAAAGATGAATTGTTAAGACAGCGATTGTTAGATTCTCGTTTTTTTAGAGAATATGCATTTGTAAATCAATTTGAATTTTTGGCTGTAATAATGGAGCATTTTATAGGGGATCCGAAAGAATTTCGTTTACAGTTTCCTCAAATTTATGCTAAAACTAGACAAATGTTGAATTTCGATTTTAAAGGATATTGA